Proteins from one Thermobifida alba genomic window:
- a CDS encoding acyl carrier protein, which translates to MAHSEKEILDGLAEIIDEIAGVPAAEVTPEKSFVDDLDIDSLSMVEIAVAAQDKFGVEIPDDQLKDLKTVQDVITYIQK; encoded by the coding sequence ATGGCTCACTCGGAGAAGGAGATCCTGGACGGTCTCGCCGAGATCATCGACGAGATCGCCGGTGTCCCCGCGGCCGAGGTCACCCCGGAGAAGAGCTTCGTGGACGACCTCGACATCGACTCGCTGTCGATGGTCGAGATCGCCGTCGCCGCGCAGGACAAGTTCGGCGTGGAGATCCCCGACGACCAGCTCAAGGACCTCAAGACGGTCCAGGACGTCATCACCTACATCCAGAAGTAG
- a CDS encoding beta-ketoacyl-ACP synthase III, which yields MKTSPSLPGARVVAFGEYQPANVVTNDDLAARVDTSDEWIRSRVGIAERRIASPGESVTDMAVAAGGKALAASGLTPDDIDLVIVATCTQRDQIPNTSASVAARLGIPAPGAFDVNAACAGFCYALGLANDAVRGGSARNALVIGAEKLSDWLDWDDRSTCVIFADGAGAVVVSASEEPGIGPVVWGSSGDRADKIYLRDHKYIYQEGQTVFRWTTTELYPVALEALERAGVAPEELTAFVPHQANLRIVESIARKLGAPQALIARDIVTAGNTSSASIPLALSRMIGRGELPSGSTVLTLGFGAGLTYAAQVLRLP from the coding sequence ATGAAGACCTCCCCCTCCCTCCCCGGAGCGCGCGTCGTCGCCTTCGGCGAGTACCAGCCCGCCAACGTCGTCACCAACGACGACCTGGCCGCCCGCGTGGACACCTCCGACGAGTGGATCCGCAGCCGCGTGGGCATCGCCGAGCGCCGCATCGCCTCCCCGGGGGAGAGCGTCACCGACATGGCGGTGGCCGCCGGCGGGAAGGCGCTGGCCGCCAGCGGGCTGACCCCCGACGACATCGACCTGGTGATCGTGGCGACCTGCACGCAGCGCGACCAGATCCCCAACACCTCGGCGAGCGTGGCCGCGCGCCTGGGCATCCCCGCTCCGGGGGCCTTCGACGTCAACGCGGCCTGCGCGGGCTTCTGCTACGCCCTGGGCCTGGCCAACGACGCGGTGCGCGGCGGCTCGGCGCGCAACGCGCTGGTGATCGGCGCGGAGAAGCTCTCCGACTGGCTCGACTGGGACGACCGCTCCACCTGTGTGATCTTCGCCGACGGCGCGGGCGCCGTGGTGGTGTCGGCCTCGGAGGAACCGGGCATCGGCCCCGTGGTGTGGGGCAGCTCCGGCGACCGGGCCGACAAGATCTACCTGCGCGACCACAAGTACATCTACCAGGAGGGCCAGACGGTCTTCCGGTGGACCACCACCGAGCTGTACCCGGTGGCGCTGGAGGCCCTGGAGCGGGCGGGGGTAGCCCCCGAGGAGCTGACCGCCTTCGTCCCGCACCAGGCGAACCTGCGCATCGTGGAGTCCATCGCCCGTAAGCTGGGCGCGCCTCAGGCGCTCATCGCACGCGATATCGTCACCGCGGGGAACACCTCGTCGGCTTCCATTCCGCTTGCGCTGTCGCGCATGATCGGACGCGGCGAACTCCCTTCGGGAAGTACCGTGCTCACCCTGGGTTTCGGAGCCGGTCTCACGTATGCGGCACAGGTGCTGCGTCTTCCCTGA
- a CDS encoding biotin-dependent carboxyltransferase family protein, with protein sequence MAALEVLETGVLTTVQDAGRFGHARYGVGRSGAADTVSYALANRLVANPPGAAALEVTLGGLRLRARGEVTVAVTGAPAPLRVDGRAAAMNSVLHLGEGSELRMGTPEHGLRGYLAVRGGLDVPPVLGSRSTDTLAGLGPARVVPGSVLAVGEPPPELPVVDLAPDAAFPAGEVDLRVVLGPRDDWFTADAVHTLLNSVYVVSDRADRVGARLLGPPLPRARAGELPSEGMVPGALQVPHDGDPVLFLADHPVTGGYPVIAVVVSADLRWAAQARPGTRLRFRRAG encoded by the coding sequence ATGGCGGCACTGGAGGTGCTGGAGACCGGGGTCCTCACCACGGTGCAGGACGCGGGCCGTTTCGGCCACGCCCGGTACGGGGTGGGGCGTTCGGGAGCGGCCGACACCGTCTCCTACGCGCTGGCCAACCGGCTGGTGGCCAACCCGCCCGGCGCCGCCGCCCTGGAGGTGACCCTCGGCGGGCTGCGGCTTCGCGCCCGCGGCGAGGTGACCGTGGCGGTCACCGGGGCGCCGGCGCCCCTTCGCGTCGACGGCCGCGCCGCCGCGATGAACAGCGTCCTGCACCTGGGTGAGGGCTCCGAACTGCGCATGGGGACGCCCGAGCACGGACTGCGCGGCTACCTGGCGGTGCGCGGCGGCCTCGACGTGCCCCCGGTGCTGGGCTCGCGCAGCACCGACACCCTCGCCGGGCTGGGCCCCGCCAGGGTCGTCCCGGGCAGCGTGCTCGCGGTGGGCGAACCGCCGCCGGAGCTGCCGGTGGTCGACCTCGCCCCGGACGCCGCGTTCCCGGCGGGGGAGGTCGACCTGCGCGTGGTGCTGGGACCGCGCGACGACTGGTTCACCGCCGACGCCGTGCACACCCTGCTGAATAGCGTCTACGTGGTCAGCGACCGCGCCGACCGGGTCGGCGCGCGACTGCTGGGACCGCCGCTGCCGCGGGCCCGCGCCGGAGAACTGCCCAGCGAGGGCATGGTCCCCGGCGCGCTGCAGGTCCCGCACGACGGCGACCCGGTGCTCTTCCTCGCCGACCATCCCGTCACCGGCGGCTACCCGGTGATCGCCGTGGTGGTCTCCGCCGACCTGCGCTGGGCCGCCCAGGCCCGTCCGGGCACCCGGCTGCGGTTCCGCCGGGCGGGGTGA
- a CDS encoding alkaline phosphatase D family protein, with protein MGNGLRLGPVLRHVTETSATIWVETNAPGRVTVTAGDLSASADTFEVHGHHYALCDLTGLLPGRAVEYRVSVDGTPVWPEAGSPHPPSLLRTPDPSAPQRLLFGSCRTPTDHGPVAVARYGTDVLRAYALRLAESRRAADGAAEEPTALLLIGDQVYADEIQQPMREYLAARRARTSADSLRPPDDEVVFFDEYAELYRLSWSDPDVRWLLSTVPTLMLFDDHDIRDDWNTSGTWRREIAENPWWRHRITSGLGSYWVYQHAGNLSPAQRAADPVWRALRDGGGAALDEFAWRAHTDPSSYRWSHSHTFGRSRVLMVDTRCGRDVADDRARSILGPVGERWLDESLTGDVDHLVVASTLPFLLPKGVHYLEAWNEAVCAGAWGGWLRGPGERLRQVLDLEHWAAFQRSFASVAEAVLEVAGGARGAAPASVLFLGGDVHFSYLARARPRGRATDTVIAQLVCSPLCNWLPPAMRRMTWLSARAVAGLCCRVLAALAGVRAPALDWRLDDGPWYDNALATLVLDGRSAAVRWEHSPVARTALLSAARSRTRPPVRELAAHRLTRG; from the coding sequence GTGGGAAACGGACTGCGGCTCGGCCCGGTGCTGCGCCACGTGACCGAGACGAGCGCCACGATCTGGGTGGAGACCAACGCCCCCGGCAGGGTCACGGTCACCGCCGGGGACCTGTCGGCGAGCGCCGACACGTTCGAGGTGCACGGGCACCACTACGCCCTGTGCGACCTCACCGGTCTGCTCCCGGGCCGGGCCGTGGAGTACCGGGTGAGCGTGGACGGCACGCCCGTGTGGCCGGAGGCCGGCTCGCCGCACCCCCCGAGCCTGCTGCGGACCCCGGACCCCTCGGCTCCGCAGCGGCTGCTGTTCGGCTCCTGCCGTACCCCCACCGACCACGGCCCGGTCGCGGTGGCCCGGTACGGGACGGACGTCCTGCGCGCCTACGCACTGCGGCTGGCCGAGTCCCGCCGCGCCGCGGACGGCGCGGCGGAGGAACCCACCGCGCTGCTGCTCATCGGCGACCAGGTGTACGCCGACGAGATCCAGCAGCCCATGCGCGAGTACCTGGCGGCACGGCGCGCCCGCACCTCCGCGGACTCCCTCCGCCCGCCCGACGACGAGGTCGTGTTCTTCGACGAGTACGCGGAGCTGTACCGGCTGTCGTGGAGCGACCCGGACGTGCGGTGGCTGCTGTCCACGGTGCCCACGCTGATGCTCTTCGACGACCACGACATCCGGGACGACTGGAACACCTCGGGCACCTGGCGGCGTGAGATCGCCGAGAATCCGTGGTGGCGGCACCGCATCACCTCCGGGCTGGGGTCCTACTGGGTGTACCAGCACGCGGGGAACCTCTCCCCCGCCCAGCGCGCGGCCGACCCGGTGTGGCGGGCGCTGCGCGACGGCGGCGGGGCCGCGCTGGACGAGTTCGCGTGGCGGGCGCACACCGACCCCTCCTCCTACCGGTGGAGCCACTCCCACACCTTCGGCCGCAGCCGGGTGCTCATGGTGGACACCCGGTGCGGCCGGGACGTCGCCGACGACCGCGCGCGCTCCATCCTCGGCCCCGTGGGCGAGCGCTGGCTGGACGAGTCCCTGACCGGGGACGTGGACCACCTGGTGGTGGCCAGCACCCTGCCGTTCCTGCTGCCGAAGGGCGTCCACTACCTGGAGGCGTGGAACGAGGCGGTGTGCGCGGGAGCGTGGGGAGGGTGGCTGCGCGGCCCCGGCGAGCGGCTGCGCCAGGTGCTGGACCTGGAACACTGGGCGGCGTTCCAGCGCTCCTTCGCCTCGGTGGCCGAAGCGGTGCTGGAGGTCGCCGGCGGCGCACGCGGCGCGGCCCCGGCGAGCGTGCTGTTCCTCGGCGGGGACGTGCACTTCTCCTACCTGGCGCGGGCGCGGCCCCGCGGCCGCGCCACGGACACGGTGATCGCGCAGCTGGTCTGCTCGCCCCTGTGCAACTGGCTGCCGCCCGCGATGCGCCGCATGACGTGGCTGTCCGCCCGCGCCGTCGCCGGCCTGTGCTGCCGCGTGCTGGCCGCCCTGGCCGGGGTGCGCGCCCCGGCCCTGGACTGGCGTCTCGACGACGGCCCCTGGTACGACAACGCCCTGGCCACTCTGGTCCTGGACGGCCGGTCCGCCGCGGTGCGCTGGGAGCACTCCCCGGTGGCGCGCACCGCCCTGCTCTCGGCGGCCCGCTCCAGGACCCGTCCCCCGGTCCGCGAACTGGCCGCGCACCGCCTCACCCGGGGGTGA
- a CDS encoding EAL domain-containing protein, translating into MGAVSPQTSFHDDTRLAPAPAADLPVVLRPVVDLDSGAVLAVEAVRPFGRRPGADVAALTELLGRTAREAAERESLLPLVLPVPARLLTAGREPFVLLEETLRRSGRRPRDITLMVDADLRLLPREHLVKALAALRALGFRYAFDTARIPPDLLVETAPFLFRIDGALISGLPDNERFAAIVDGMTRIGRGAGTFPLASGVTSVAQLVALRRTGVRLAQGPLFAGDDWAPGDRVAQIPDLSLAPTAPDSVSGPRVSEFLVPAVTMTTEATAQDVLDAFSNDSALNSVTLLDHRERPVATLDRARFLLAITGPYGHALYAKRPARKLADPPKTVPCTAPALAALRTAGSDQERVYDDLVAVNEFGQCMGVVHVGDIIRGLSRS; encoded by the coding sequence ATGGGTGCTGTGTCCCCACAGACGAGTTTCCACGACGACACGCGACTCGCCCCCGCCCCGGCCGCTGACCTCCCGGTGGTCCTGCGTCCGGTCGTCGACCTGGACTCGGGCGCGGTCCTGGCGGTCGAGGCCGTGCGTCCCTTCGGGCGGCGGCCCGGTGCGGACGTGGCCGCGCTGACCGAACTCCTGGGCCGCACCGCCCGTGAGGCCGCGGAGCGCGAGAGCCTGCTCCCCCTGGTCCTCCCTGTTCCCGCCCGGCTGCTGACGGCCGGCCGGGAGCCTTTCGTGCTGCTGGAGGAGACCCTGCGCCGGAGCGGGCGCCGGCCGCGCGACATCACGCTCATGGTGGACGCCGACCTCCGTCTGCTGCCCCGCGAGCACCTCGTCAAAGCCCTCGCCGCTCTCCGCGCACTGGGTTTCCGGTACGCGTTCGACACCGCCCGGATCCCGCCGGACCTGCTCGTGGAGACCGCCCCGTTCCTGTTCCGCATCGACGGCGCGCTGATCTCCGGGCTGCCCGACAACGAGCGGTTCGCCGCGATCGTGGACGGGATGACCCGCATCGGACGCGGCGCCGGAACGTTTCCCCTGGCCTCCGGGGTGACCTCGGTGGCGCAACTGGTGGCGCTGCGTCGGACGGGGGTGCGCCTGGCACAGGGGCCGCTGTTCGCGGGGGACGACTGGGCTCCGGGGGACCGCGTCGCCCAGATCCCGGACCTGTCCCTGGCCCCGACCGCACCGGACTCCGTCTCCGGCCCCAGGGTGTCGGAGTTCCTGGTCCCGGCGGTCACCATGACCACCGAGGCGACCGCCCAGGACGTGCTGGACGCGTTCAGCAACGACTCCGCGCTCAACAGCGTCACCCTGCTCGACCACCGCGAGCGTCCGGTGGCCACCCTGGACCGGGCGCGCTTCCTGCTCGCCATCACCGGCCCCTACGGGCACGCGCTGTACGCGAAACGTCCGGCCCGGAAACTGGCCGACCCGCCCAAGACCGTGCCGTGCACCGCTCCCGCACTGGCCGCGCTGCGCACCGCCGGCTCCGACCAGGAGCGGGTCTACGACGACCTCGTCGCCGTCAACGAGTTCGGGCAGTGCATGGGCGTGGTCCACGTCGGCGACATCATCCGCGGCCTGTCCCGGAGCTGA
- the fabF gene encoding beta-ketoacyl-ACP synthase II, translating into MSNREVVVTGLGASSPLGGDVATTWSALLEGRSGITSLPEEWHEKLPVHFAGLLAEEPSEKLERHRLRRLDRTQQLALITAKEAWADAGSPEVDPLRLGTVVSSGIGGILTTLNQYDTFREKGWKRVSPFTVPMLMPNSPAAAVALEFTARAGSHASVSACASSAEAIADGINLIRSGRADVVIAGGCEAAIHPLNIAAFAAMRALSTRNDDPQGASRPFDVNRDGFVMGEGAGMLVLESAEHAAARGARVYAVAAGTGYTCDAYDMVQPDPVGAGAARAISAAIADAGLRPSDIAHINAHATSTPAGDVPETVAIRTALGDSAADAVAVTSTKSMTGHLLGGAGALESIATVLALHHGVVPATINVEELDPGVVVDVVVDKPRELPADAVAALNDSFGFGGHNVALVFRRP; encoded by the coding sequence ATGAGTAACCGCGAAGTCGTCGTCACCGGCCTTGGAGCCAGCAGCCCTCTGGGAGGTGACGTCGCCACGACCTGGTCGGCGCTGCTCGAAGGTCGATCCGGTATCACCTCCCTGCCCGAGGAGTGGCACGAGAAGCTCCCCGTGCACTTCGCGGGCCTCCTCGCCGAGGAGCCTTCGGAGAAGCTGGAACGCCACCGGCTGCGCCGTCTGGACCGGACCCAGCAGCTGGCACTGATCACCGCGAAGGAGGCGTGGGCCGACGCGGGCTCCCCCGAGGTGGACCCGCTGCGCCTGGGCACCGTCGTGTCCAGCGGCATCGGCGGCATCCTGACCACCCTCAACCAGTACGACACCTTCCGGGAGAAGGGCTGGAAGCGGGTCTCGCCGTTCACGGTGCCGATGCTCATGCCCAACAGCCCGGCCGCCGCGGTGGCCCTGGAGTTCACCGCCCGCGCGGGCTCCCACGCCTCGGTGAGCGCCTGTGCGTCCAGTGCCGAGGCCATCGCCGACGGCATCAACCTGATCCGCTCAGGCCGCGCCGACGTGGTGATCGCGGGTGGCTGCGAGGCGGCGATCCACCCGCTGAACATCGCCGCGTTCGCCGCGATGCGCGCGCTGTCGACCCGCAACGACGACCCGCAGGGCGCCTCCCGCCCGTTCGACGTCAACCGGGACGGTTTCGTCATGGGTGAGGGCGCGGGGATGCTGGTCCTGGAGTCGGCCGAGCACGCCGCCGCGCGCGGCGCCCGGGTCTACGCGGTGGCCGCCGGCACCGGGTACACCTGCGACGCCTACGACATGGTGCAGCCCGACCCGGTGGGTGCGGGTGCGGCCCGCGCCATCTCCGCCGCGATCGCCGACGCGGGGCTGCGCCCCTCCGACATCGCGCACATCAACGCGCACGCCACGTCCACCCCCGCGGGCGACGTGCCCGAGACGGTGGCGATACGCACCGCGCTGGGCGACTCGGCCGCCGACGCGGTCGCGGTCACCTCCACCAAGTCCATGACCGGCCACCTGCTGGGCGGCGCCGGCGCGCTGGAGTCCATCGCGACTGTGCTGGCCCTGCACCACGGGGTGGTCCCCGCCACCATCAACGTCGAGGAACTCGACCCCGGGGTCGTGGTCGACGTGGTCGTGGACAAGCCGCGGGAGCTGCCCGCCGACGCGGTCGCCGCGCTCAACGACTCCTTCGGTTTCGGCGGCCACAACGTCGCCCTCGTGTTCCGCCGGCCCTGA
- a CDS encoding 5-oxoprolinase subunit B family protein: MRILECGDAGLLVEVGGLDEAMTVHAALTAEPLPGVEEVVPAARTVLLRLAPGHDPARIAAAVRELPLRSAATRPAGEVEIPVCYDGADLSDIAAATGLSETEVVAAHSAATWTVAFCGFAPGFGYLVGDDPRLHVPRRAESRTRVPAGSVALAGGFTGIYPRSSPGGWQLLGRTDTAVWDLDRDPPGLLRPGVRVRFVPV; the protein is encoded by the coding sequence GTGCGCATCCTGGAGTGCGGCGACGCCGGACTGCTCGTCGAGGTCGGCGGCCTCGACGAGGCCATGACGGTGCACGCCGCGCTGACCGCGGAGCCGCTGCCGGGGGTCGAGGAGGTCGTCCCCGCCGCACGCACCGTGCTGCTGCGGCTGGCGCCCGGCCACGATCCGGCCCGGATCGCCGCGGCCGTGCGGGAGCTGCCGCTGCGGTCCGCGGCGACGCGTCCGGCCGGGGAGGTGGAGATCCCGGTGTGCTACGACGGCGCGGACCTGTCCGACATCGCGGCGGCCACCGGGCTGAGCGAGACCGAGGTCGTGGCCGCGCACTCCGCGGCCACCTGGACCGTGGCCTTCTGCGGCTTCGCGCCCGGGTTCGGCTACCTCGTGGGCGACGACCCGCGGCTGCACGTGCCGCGCCGGGCCGAGTCGCGGACCCGGGTGCCCGCCGGGTCGGTGGCCCTGGCGGGCGGTTTCACCGGCATCTACCCGCGGAGCTCGCCGGGGGGCTGGCAGTTGCTGGGCCGCACCGACACCGCGGTCTGGGACCTGGACCGCGACCCGCCGGGACTGCTGCGCCCGGGCGTGCGGGTCAGGTTCGTCCCGGTGTGA
- a CDS encoding ACP S-malonyltransferase — protein sequence MLAIVAPGQGAQVPGFLSAWLELPGMAERFAEWSEVVGLDLVRYGTTADAEEIRDTAVAQPLLVSAGIAASLALFGDLDSAAASADAVAGHSVGEFTAAAVAGVLTPRDALALVAERGRGMAEASAVTPTGMTAVLGGDRDEVLAAIRAAGLTPANDNGSGQIVAAGTVEQLEAFAAAPPARARLRPLSVAGAFHTHHMAPAVKRVDALAATVTAADPRTRLLSNRDGAVVASGAEYLSRLVSQISSPVRWDSCTATLADLGVTALIELPPAGTLTGLARRALRGVELLAVKSPEDLDRARALIAEHSGAASADLEGQV from the coding sequence GTGCTTGCAATCGTCGCCCCGGGCCAAGGAGCCCAGGTCCCCGGTTTCCTCTCCGCGTGGCTTGAACTCCCCGGCATGGCGGAGCGGTTCGCCGAGTGGTCGGAGGTGGTCGGCCTCGACCTCGTCCGCTACGGCACCACCGCCGACGCCGAGGAGATCCGTGACACAGCGGTGGCCCAGCCGCTGCTGGTGAGCGCGGGCATCGCGGCGAGCCTCGCCCTCTTCGGCGACCTCGACTCCGCCGCCGCGTCGGCCGACGCGGTCGCCGGGCACAGCGTCGGCGAGTTCACCGCCGCCGCGGTCGCCGGGGTGCTCACCCCCCGTGACGCCCTGGCGCTGGTCGCGGAGCGGGGCCGGGGCATGGCCGAGGCCTCCGCGGTCACGCCCACCGGCATGACCGCGGTGCTGGGCGGGGATCGCGACGAGGTGCTCGCCGCGATCAGGGCGGCGGGGCTGACTCCCGCCAACGACAACGGCTCGGGGCAGATCGTGGCCGCCGGAACCGTCGAGCAGTTGGAGGCGTTCGCCGCCGCTCCTCCGGCCCGGGCCCGGCTGCGCCCGCTGTCGGTGGCCGGCGCTTTCCACACCCACCACATGGCCCCGGCGGTGAAGCGGGTCGACGCGCTGGCGGCGACGGTGACCGCGGCCGACCCGCGCACCCGGCTGCTGTCCAACCGCGACGGCGCGGTCGTGGCCTCCGGGGCGGAGTACCTGTCCCGCCTGGTGTCGCAGATCAGCTCCCCGGTCCGGTGGGACTCCTGCACCGCCACACTCGCCGACCTCGGCGTCACCGCGCTGATCGAACTGCCTCCCGCGGGCACCCTGACCGGTCTGGCCAGGCGCGCGCTGCGCGGTGTCGAACTGCTCGCGGTCAAGTCTCCCGAGGACCTGGACCGGGCGCGCGCACTCATCGCGGAGCACTCGGGCGCGGCCTCCGCAGATCTGGAAGGGCAAGTGTGA
- a CDS encoding PucR family transcriptional regulator: MTTDSPDAPPTDDDAVRAETVLRLERAMGALGTAAVARMEERLSWFRSMSAEDRSWVGLVAQSGVAAFVDWFKNPNRGRPAIAVEVFGTAPRELTRSVSLQQTVEMVRVVIDVVESRVPELAAPGGEQQLREAMLRYSREVAFSTARVYARAAEARGAWDARLEALIVDALLHGDREEGLQTWGASLGWSRTPVIAIAGLLGDQDAEEVLADLRSRARRSGHDVLAGVQGERVVVVVGVNEKAAPDPMAAAAPLAGLFGPGAVVVGPPVGDLRAASRSARAAVDGLRAAPGWPDAPRPVAAEDLLPERALDGDQSARRLLVEEVYQPLRDAGTPLLDTLSVYLEHASSLESTARMLFVHPNTVRYRLSRVAELTGYVPSDGRGSFVLRIALTLGRLADAA; this comes from the coding sequence ATGACGACCGATTCCCCTGACGCGCCCCCGACCGACGACGACGCCGTACGCGCCGAGACCGTGCTCCGCCTGGAACGCGCCATGGGAGCCCTGGGCACGGCCGCGGTGGCCCGGATGGAGGAGCGGCTGTCGTGGTTCCGCTCCATGTCCGCGGAGGACCGCTCCTGGGTGGGACTGGTCGCCCAGTCGGGGGTGGCCGCCTTCGTCGACTGGTTCAAAAACCCCAACCGGGGCCGCCCGGCCATCGCCGTGGAGGTCTTCGGCACCGCGCCGCGGGAGCTGACCCGCTCGGTGTCGTTGCAGCAGACGGTGGAGATGGTGCGGGTCGTCATCGACGTCGTGGAGAGCCGGGTCCCCGAACTGGCCGCGCCCGGTGGCGAACAGCAGCTGCGCGAGGCGATGCTCCGCTACAGCAGGGAGGTGGCCTTCAGCACCGCCCGCGTCTACGCCCGGGCCGCCGAGGCCAGGGGGGCCTGGGACGCCCGCCTGGAGGCGCTCATCGTGGACGCGCTGCTGCACGGGGACCGCGAGGAGGGACTGCAGACCTGGGGCGCGTCGCTGGGCTGGTCGCGCACGCCGGTGATCGCGATCGCCGGGCTCCTGGGCGACCAGGACGCCGAGGAGGTCCTGGCGGACCTGCGCTCCCGCGCCCGCCGGTCCGGGCACGACGTGCTCGCCGGGGTGCAGGGCGAGCGGGTGGTGGTCGTGGTGGGCGTCAACGAGAAGGCCGCCCCCGACCCGATGGCCGCGGCCGCTCCCCTCGCGGGACTGTTCGGCCCCGGAGCGGTCGTGGTGGGACCGCCGGTGGGCGACCTGCGCGCCGCCAGCCGGTCGGCCCGCGCCGCGGTGGACGGTCTGCGCGCCGCCCCCGGCTGGCCGGACGCACCCCGCCCGGTCGCCGCCGAGGACCTGCTGCCCGAACGGGCGCTGGACGGCGACCAGAGCGCCCGACGACTCCTGGTCGAGGAGGTGTACCAGCCCCTGCGCGACGCCGGGACCCCGCTGCTGGACACCCTCTCGGTCTACCTGGAGCACGCCTCGTCCCTGGAGTCCACCGCGCGGATGCTGTTCGTCCACCCCAACACCGTGCGCTACCGGCTCAGCAGGGTCGCCGAACTCACCGGTTACGTCCCCTCGGACGGACGCGGCTCGTTCGTGCTGCGCATCGCGCTGACGCTGGGACGGCTGGCCGACGCCGCCTGA
- a CDS encoding LamB/YcsF family protein, with protein MRIDLNSDLGEGFGRWELGDDEALLAVVTSANVACGFHAGDPLVLRRVCERAALRGVVIGAQVGYRDLVGFGRRFIEVAPEELTNDVIYQIGALDALARVAGDRVRYVKPHGALYNAIVHHEEQARAVVEAVRLYDPDLAVLGLPGSVWLKLAEQAGLRVVHEAFADRAYTPEGTLVPRRQPGAVLHDPDEIAERCLRIAGGDPIPAIDGTPVRIAADSLCVHGDTPGAVRVAEQVARRLSAAGVSLAAFARRGG; from the coding sequence ATGCGCATCGACCTCAACTCCGACCTCGGCGAGGGTTTCGGCCGCTGGGAACTCGGCGACGACGAGGCCCTGCTGGCCGTGGTCACCAGCGCCAACGTCGCCTGCGGCTTCCACGCCGGCGACCCCCTCGTGCTGCGCCGCGTCTGTGAACGGGCCGCCCTCCGCGGCGTCGTCATCGGCGCCCAGGTCGGCTACCGCGACCTCGTCGGCTTCGGACGGCGGTTCATCGAGGTGGCCCCGGAGGAGCTGACCAACGACGTCATCTACCAGATCGGCGCACTGGACGCGCTGGCGCGCGTCGCCGGGGACCGGGTCCGCTACGTCAAGCCGCACGGGGCGCTGTACAACGCGATCGTCCACCACGAGGAGCAGGCCCGCGCGGTCGTCGAAGCGGTCCGCCTCTACGACCCTGACCTGGCCGTCCTGGGGCTTCCCGGGTCGGTCTGGCTGAAACTGGCCGAACAGGCGGGCCTGCGGGTGGTCCACGAGGCGTTCGCCGACCGCGCCTACACCCCCGAGGGCACCCTGGTGCCGCGCCGCCAACCGGGAGCGGTCCTGCACGACCCGGACGAGATCGCCGAACGCTGCCTGCGTATCGCGGGCGGCGACCCCATTCCCGCGATCGACGGGACCCCGGTGCGCATCGCCGCCGACTCCCTGTGCGTCCACGGCGACACCCCCGGCGCGGTGCGCGTCGCCGAGCAGGTGGCGCGGCGGCTGAGCGCCGCGGGGGTGAGCCTCGCGGCGTTCGCCCGCCGCGGCGGATGA
- a CDS encoding secondary thiamine-phosphate synthase enzyme YjbQ — MRTTLLELRTGGTESVVDITPQCAEFVAETGGDGLLNVFVPHSTAGVAVMELGSRSDEDLLASLDDLLPADDRWRHRHGSPGHGRSHVMPALIAPYATVPVVSGKLALGTWQSVAVVDLNVDNPDRRVRLSFLTSQTDGAGW; from the coding sequence ATGCGGACCACATTGCTCGAACTGCGCACCGGGGGGACGGAGAGCGTTGTCGACATCACCCCGCAGTGTGCCGAGTTCGTCGCGGAGACAGGGGGTGACGGGCTGCTGAACGTGTTCGTCCCGCACTCCACGGCCGGGGTGGCGGTCATGGAGCTGGGCTCCCGTTCCGACGAGGACCTCCTCGCCAGTCTGGACGACCTCCTGCCCGCGGACGACCGTTGGCGGCACCGGCACGGATCGCCCGGCCACGGCCGCTCACACGTCATGCCCGCCCTCATCGCCCCCTACGCCACCGTTCCCGTGGTTTCGGGGAAACTCGCCCTGGGGACATGGCAGTCTGTCGCCGTCGTCGATCTGAACGTCGACAATCCCGACCGCCGGGTGCGGCTGTCGTTCTTGACGAGTCAGA